From one Lycium ferocissimum isolate CSIRO_LF1 chromosome 7, AGI_CSIRO_Lferr_CH_V1, whole genome shotgun sequence genomic stretch:
- the LOC132062899 gene encoding early nodulin-20-like, with the protein MAKVHVLCMTFLFTILSIQQCICSHTPENSPSPAPAPVPESGGDLSSPPPIAETPESPSSSPLSSPPAPPPADRSPYSSPAPSPMDGEFLPTFTPSPAPAPSDSFASDISHETTVDVNESSSGDGMNGGKKAGVAFGVIAAACVVGLGALVYKKRRQNMRRAQFGYAARRDFL; encoded by the exons ATGGCGAAAGTTCACGTGTTGTGTATGACATTTCTCTTTACAATTTTGTCCATACAACAATGTATTTGTTCACATACACCGGAAAATTCACCAAGTCCTGCACCAGCACCGGTACCGGAATCCGGTGGAGATCTAAGTTCTCCACCGCCAATCGCTGAGACTCCTGAAAGTCCGTCATCGTCACCGTTAAGTTCTCCGCCGGCGCCTCCGCCTGCAGATCGCTCTCCATATTCTTCTCCGGCACCGTCACCTATGGACGGAG AGTTTTTGCCAACATTTACTCCATCTCCTGCTCCGGCTCCGAGTGACTCGTTTGCGAGTGATATAAGCCACGAGACTACAGTCGACGTGAATGAGTCGTCGTCCGGCGATGGAATGAACGGCGGAAAGAAGGCAGGAGTAGCATTCGGAGTGATTGCGGCAGCATGTGTTGTAGGTCTCGGTGCATTGGTTTACAAGAAGCGTAGGCAGAATATGCGACGAGCACAGTTCGGGTACGCTGCTAGGAGAGATTTTCTTTGA